Proteins encoded within one genomic window of Brassica rapa cultivar Chiifu-401-42 chromosome A09, CAAS_Brap_v3.01, whole genome shotgun sequence:
- the LOC103840371 gene encoding serine/threonine-protein kinase tricorner isoform X1 encodes MATESTRSWFQIRQQRPSPAKKGQEGNVKNSGRPPMNDAPSNATKQKVAAAKQYIENHYKNQKKSLQERKERLSILEQNLAEADVPVEDKMDILKNFEKKEIEYRRLQRHKIGVDDFDLLSIIGRGAFGEVRICREKSTGNVYAMKKLKKSEMLRRGQVEHVKAERNVLAEVDSPFIVKLCYSFQDDEHLYLIMEYLPGGDMMTLLMRKDILREDETRFYVAQTILAIESIHKHNYVHRDIKPDNLLITRNGHIKLSDFGLSKSLESKNFPDFKAELVERNTRPAAENDRLSKPPSAPKRTQQEQLLHWQQNRRTLAFSTVGTPDYIAPEVLLKKGYGMECDWWSLGAIMFEMLVGFPPFYSEEPLATCRKIVNWKTCLKFPDEAKLSVEVKDLIRRLLCNVEQRLGTKGVHEIKAHPWFKGIEWERLYESNAPYIPKVKHELDTQNFEKFDEVPSTCQTSAKSGPWRKMISSKDVNFVGYTFKNLEIVDEHHIPGMAELKRKSKTPRKPSLKTLFETPYPPPEKQALQDLLDSPIYSDGGSTGSSGSPFSHPNQSHNVSRR; translated from the exons ATGGCGACGGAGTCTACAAGGAGCTGGTTCCAGATACGGCAGCAGAGACCAAGCCCTGCCAAAAAGGGACAAGAGGGAAATGTGAAGAATAGTGGCAGGCCCCCTATGAATGATGCACCTTCAAACGCTACAAAACAGAAAGTTGCTGCGGCAAAGCAGTATATTGAGAATCATTATAAAAATCAGAAGAAGAGTCTGCAGGAAAGAAAAGAGCG TCTGAGCATCTTGGAACAAAACCTAGCGGAGGCTGATGTTCCTGTTGAAGACAAGATGGATATTTTGAAGAACTTTGAGAAAAAGGAAATAGAGTATAGGCGTCTGCAAAGACATAAGATAGGGGTTGATGACTTTGACCTTCTCAGCATCATTGGCCGGGGTGCTTTCGGAGAG GTGAGGATTTGTAGAGAGAAATCTACGGGCAACGTATATGCAATGAAAAAGCTAAAGAAATCTGAGATGCTTCGAAGAGGCCAG GTGGAACATGTTAAAGCTGAAAGAAATGTGCTTGCAGAAGTCGATAGTCCTTTCATCGTCAAGCTTTGCTACTCCTTCCAAGATGACGAACATCTGTATCTTATTATGGAATACCTCCCTGGAGGTGATATGATGACACTGCTGATGCGAAAGGATATCTTAAGGGAAGATGAAACTCGGTTTTATGTTGCACAGACAATCCTGGCTATTGAGTCCATCCATAAGCATAATTATGTTCACAG GGATATAAAGCCTGATAATTTATTGATAACTCGTAATGGCCATATCAAGCTCTCGGACTTTGGATTGAGCAAGTCTTTGGAAAGCAAAAATTTCCCAGATTTTAAGGCGGAGCTTGTTGAGAGGAATACAAGGCCTGCAGCAGAAAATGATAGACTCTCCAAGCCTCCTTCTGCACCTAAGCGAACTCAGCAAGAACAGCTTTTACATTGGCAACAAAACAGAAGGACCCTG GCTTTTTCTACAGTAGGCACTCCCGATTACATTGCCCCTGAGGTGCTGCTGAAGAAAGGATATGGAATGGAGTGTGATTG GTGGTCTCTTGGAGCAATCATGTTCGAGATGCTCGTGGGATTTCCTCCATTCTATTCCGAAGAGCCGTTGGCAACATGTAGAAAG ATTGTAAACTGGAAAACCTGCTTGAAATTCCCTGATGAAGCTAAGCTCTCTGTCGAGGTAAAAGATCTCATCCGAAGACTCCTCTGCAATGTCGAACAGAGGCTCGGAACCAAAGGAGTTCATGAAATCAAA GCTCACCCTTGGTTTAAAGGAATTGAATGGGAAAGATTATACGAGTCAAATGCCCCGTATATACCGAAAGTGAAACATGAACTTGATACCCAAAACTTTGAAAAGTTTGATGAG GTACCCTCTACTTGCCAAACCTCTGCAAAGTCTGGCCCTTGGagaaag ATGATATCATCTAAAGATGTAAATTTCGTTGGTTATACATTCAAGAACCTTGAGATTGTTGATGAACACCATATCCCTGGCATGG CGGAACTGAAACGGAAGAGTAAGACACCAAGGAAACCATCTCTCAAGACActgtttg AAACACCGTACCCTCCTCCTGAGAAACAAGCTTTACAGGATTTGCTAGATTCACCTATTTACTCTGATGGGGGATCTACAGGCTCATCTGGATCACCATTTTCACATCCGAATCAGTCTCACAATGTTTCCCGGAGATGA
- the LOC103840371 gene encoding serine/threonine-protein kinase tricorner isoform X2 yields MATESTRSWFQIRQQRPSPAKKGQEGNVKNSGRPPMNDAPSNATKQKVAAAKQYIENHYKNQKKSLQERKERLSILEQNLAEADVPVEDKMDILKNFEKKEIEYRRLQRHKIGVDDFDLLSIIGRGAFGEVRICREKSTGNVYAMKKLKKSEMLRRGQVEHVKAERNVLAEVDSPFIVKLCYSFQDDEHLYLIMEYLPGGDMMTLLMRKDILREDETRFYVAQTILAIESIHKHNYVHRDIKPDNLLITRNGHIKLSDFGLSKSLESKNFPDFKAELVERNTRPAAENDRLSKPPSAPKRTQQEQLLHWQQNRRTLAFSTVGTPDYIAPEVLLKKGYGMECDWWSLGAIMFEMLVGFPPFYSEEPLATCRKIVNWKTCLKFPDEAKLSVEVKDLIRRLLCNVEQRLGTKGVHEIKAHPWFKGIEWERLYESNAPYIPKVKHELDTQNFEKFDEQVPSTCQTSAKSGPWRKMISSKDVNFVGYTFKNLEIVDEHHIPGMAELKRKSKTPRKPSLKTLFETPYPPPEKQALQDLLDSPIYSDGGSTGSSGSPFSHPNQSHNVSRR; encoded by the exons ATGGCGACGGAGTCTACAAGGAGCTGGTTCCAGATACGGCAGCAGAGACCAAGCCCTGCCAAAAAGGGACAAGAGGGAAATGTGAAGAATAGTGGCAGGCCCCCTATGAATGATGCACCTTCAAACGCTACAAAACAGAAAGTTGCTGCGGCAAAGCAGTATATTGAGAATCATTATAAAAATCAGAAGAAGAGTCTGCAGGAAAGAAAAGAGCG TCTGAGCATCTTGGAACAAAACCTAGCGGAGGCTGATGTTCCTGTTGAAGACAAGATGGATATTTTGAAGAACTTTGAGAAAAAGGAAATAGAGTATAGGCGTCTGCAAAGACATAAGATAGGGGTTGATGACTTTGACCTTCTCAGCATCATTGGCCGGGGTGCTTTCGGAGAG GTGAGGATTTGTAGAGAGAAATCTACGGGCAACGTATATGCAATGAAAAAGCTAAAGAAATCTGAGATGCTTCGAAGAGGCCAG GTGGAACATGTTAAAGCTGAAAGAAATGTGCTTGCAGAAGTCGATAGTCCTTTCATCGTCAAGCTTTGCTACTCCTTCCAAGATGACGAACATCTGTATCTTATTATGGAATACCTCCCTGGAGGTGATATGATGACACTGCTGATGCGAAAGGATATCTTAAGGGAAGATGAAACTCGGTTTTATGTTGCACAGACAATCCTGGCTATTGAGTCCATCCATAAGCATAATTATGTTCACAG GGATATAAAGCCTGATAATTTATTGATAACTCGTAATGGCCATATCAAGCTCTCGGACTTTGGATTGAGCAAGTCTTTGGAAAGCAAAAATTTCCCAGATTTTAAGGCGGAGCTTGTTGAGAGGAATACAAGGCCTGCAGCAGAAAATGATAGACTCTCCAAGCCTCCTTCTGCACCTAAGCGAACTCAGCAAGAACAGCTTTTACATTGGCAACAAAACAGAAGGACCCTG GCTTTTTCTACAGTAGGCACTCCCGATTACATTGCCCCTGAGGTGCTGCTGAAGAAAGGATATGGAATGGAGTGTGATTG GTGGTCTCTTGGAGCAATCATGTTCGAGATGCTCGTGGGATTTCCTCCATTCTATTCCGAAGAGCCGTTGGCAACATGTAGAAAG ATTGTAAACTGGAAAACCTGCTTGAAATTCCCTGATGAAGCTAAGCTCTCTGTCGAGGTAAAAGATCTCATCCGAAGACTCCTCTGCAATGTCGAACAGAGGCTCGGAACCAAAGGAGTTCATGAAATCAAA GCTCACCCTTGGTTTAAAGGAATTGAATGGGAAAGATTATACGAGTCAAATGCCCCGTATATACCGAAAGTGAAACATGAACTTGATACCCAAAACTTTGAAAAGTTTGATGAG CAGGTACCCTCTACTTGCCAAACCTCTGCAAAGTCTGGCCCTTGGagaaag ATGATATCATCTAAAGATGTAAATTTCGTTGGTTATACATTCAAGAACCTTGAGATTGTTGATGAACACCATATCCCTGGCATGG CGGAACTGAAACGGAAGAGTAAGACACCAAGGAAACCATCTCTCAAGACActgtttg AAACACCGTACCCTCCTCCTGAGAAACAAGCTTTACAGGATTTGCTAGATTCACCTATTTACTCTGATGGGGGATCTACAGGCTCATCTGGATCACCATTTTCACATCCGAATCAGTCTCACAATGTTTCCCGGAGATGA